tgggatttccccccaattttcctgggatttttctgtgatttttccaggattttccccagatttttttccaaattttctgtgattttcctggattttcccTCAATTTTCTCACTATTTCCCCCCagttttcccaggatttttcttgtgattttcccagggtttctccccaatttttcctgtgattttcCCACTATTTCCCCCCAGTTTTTCCCAtgattttccccaatttccccctggatttttcccagtttttccaggattttgggcaTTCCCACCTCGTCGAAGCCGCGGTGGGGCCGGATCACCATGTGGGATTCGTAGCTCCGAACCCGGACGTGCTCAGGGTCCTCGGGAATCCCGGGATGCTCCACAGCCCTGTGGGgattatttgggaatttttcaggAATTCGGGACCATCCCAAAAAGAATCTGGGGTGGGGGAGagggaaaacccaaaaaattcctgggaaaacGATgagaattgggattttggggtgggaattccatgggggattttagggtggGAATTCCataggggatttttttgggaattctatGGGGGATTTCCAGGGAttcaatggggtttttttgggaattccatggggttttttttttttgggaattctgtggggttttttgggatttccagGAAGGATTTTTTGGAAATTCcatgggggatttttgggaattccatgaggttttttctgggatttccccgtgggttttttggggaattttgtggggtttttttggggaattgCAGGGGactttttggggggaattctgtggggttttttttgggaattccacAGGTTTatttgggaattctgtggggttttttggcggGATGCCCCACCTGGAGACGAGCACCATGAGGTTGCGGTCGCTGTCGACGCTGTAGCGCCGGACGTAAACGTAATCCCGGGAGTACATCGGGTACTGCAACGGGGTCAGTGGGGTCAGGATCCCAAAATGGACCCCAGACCCCGTCCCAGATCCCAAGGAATGGAATCAGCCACCATCCCAGTTCTAGATCCCAAATCCCGGATCCCAAAGGGATTCCAAGGAATGGAGTCAGTCCCAAATCCCAAGCGGCTCACTGGGAACTGTGTGACCCAGTGGATTACcttggatcccaaatcccaatcccaacccccaaatctcaaatcccaaattccctttgCTCACCAGGAACTGGGTGACCCCATGGATCACCTCGGACCCCATGGCTGGATCccaatcccagatcccaaatgcCCAATCCCAAATCTTTCACCAGGAACTGCATGACCCCATGGATCCCCTCTGAGCCCGTGGCTGggtcccaatcccaaatcctaaaccccaaatccctcagtgCTCACTGGCAACTGTGTGACCCAGTGGATCACCTccgatcccaaaccccaaaccccaaatccccaaatctctcACTGGGAACTGTGTGACCCagtggatcccaaatccccaatcccagaccccaaaccccaatcccaaatctcTCACTGGGAACTGTGTGACCCagtggatcccaaatcccagaccccaaaccccaatcccaaatctcTCACTGGGAACTGTGTGACCCAGTGGATCCCctcagatcccaaatccccaattccaaaccccaaatccccaaatctctcACCGGGAACTGTGTGACCCagtggatcccaaatccccaattccagaccccaaatcccaaatctctcACCGGGAACTGTGTGACCCagtggatcccaaatcccaaattcccaaatctctCACCGGGAACTGTGTGACCCagtggatcccaaatcccaaattccagaccccaaattcccaaatctctCACCGGGAACTGTGTGACCCAGTGGATCCCAAATCTCTCACTGGGAACTGTGTGACCCagtggatcccaaatcccaactcTCTCACCGGGAACTGTGTGACCCACTGGATCACctcagatcccaaatccccaatcccaaatcccaaatcccaaatctctcACTGGGAACTGTGTGACCCactggatcccaaatcccaaatcccagaccccaaatcccaactcTCTCACCGGGAACTGTGTGACCCAgtggatcccaaaccccaaatcccaaatctctcACCGGGAACTGTGTGACCCactggatcccaaatcccaaatcccagaccccaaaccccaaatctctcaCCGGGAACTGTGTGACCCagtggatcccaaatcccaaatctctcACCGGGAACTGTGTGACCCagtggatcccaaatcccaaatctctcACCGGGAACTGTGTGACCCagtggatcccaaatcccaactcTCTCACCGGGAACTGTGTGACCCACTGGATCACctcagatcccaaatccccaatcccaaatcccaaaccccaaatctctcaCTGGGAACTGTGTAACCCAgtggatcccaaaccccaaacccccaaatctctcACCGGGAACTGTGTGACCCAgtggatcccaaaccccaaatctctcaCCGGGAACTGTGTGACCCagtggatcccaaatcccaaatctctcACCGGGAACTGTGTGACCCAgtggatcccaaaccccaaatcccaaatctctcACTGGGAACTGTGTGACCCactggatcccaaatcccaaatcccagaccccaaatcccaaatctctcACCGGGAACTGTGTGACCCagtggatcccaaatcccaaatctctcACCGGGAACTGTGTGACCCAGTGGATCACCTCCGAGCCCGTGGCCGGGTCCCGCTCCACCACGTCGAGCTTCAGCACCAGCGAATCCCACTGCTTGCGGTACTCGGTGTCCAGCTGggaaatatcccaaaaaaaccaggaattccagggaaatccCGGaaaaatggggacagggaaaccCCAGAAATAAACCCGGGATAATGgggaaatcctggaattctagggaaaaatggggacagggaaaccCCAGAAATAAACCCGGGACAATGGGGAAACCCTGGGAAATTGGGATTGGGGAAAAACCCGAAAataaatcctggaattccaggagaAATGGGATCAGGAATGACTGAatgaaatcctggaattccagggaaatcccagaattccagggGGAAATCCCAGAAACAAACCCAGGATAACgggaaatcctgggaaaatgggatcAGGGACAAACCCAGGAataaatcccagaattccaggagAAATGGGATCGTGAATGACTGAAagaaatcccagaattccagggaaaattgGAATGgggaaatcccagaaaaaaacctgggATAACGGGGAAATCCCAGGATAACAGGACTGGGGAAAAACCAGGGATAAAGCctggaattccaggaaaaaCAACGATCAGGAATGCCAAGAAAACCTGGAATgccagggaaaaatgggatctggaaaatcccagaattccaggaaaaatgGAATGGGGAAAATCTGGAATTATGGGGGAAAACGAGGgcaggaaaatcccagaaaCAAACCCGGGATAAcagaaaatcccaggaaaatggGATCAGGGGAAAACAGAATTATGGGGGAAAACAGAATTAGGAAATTCTGGaattatggggaaaaatgggatcagGGAAAAACCCGGGAataaatcccagaattccaggaaaaaCAAGAACCAGGAATGCCAAGAAAACCTGGAATGCCAGAGAAAAACGGGATctggaaaatcccagaattccaggaaaaataGGATGGGGAAAACCTGGAATTATGAGGAAAAATCAAGAGGGAGAAACCCCAGAGTTCCAGGGAAAATCACgagcaggaatggcaggaaaaatcctggaattGCAGAGAAAATTGGGATGggttgggaaaattgggaaacccccagaattccaggaaaaaacagggaaaaaatccctCCCCTACCCTGATCCCAAAAAACCTTCAGGGGAGGATCCGGAATTCCCaaacattcccagccctggagtCAAATCCTGGCAAGAATTCCAAGAATTTCcaaggaatttttgggaattttggggaatttttgggaattctgctcACCTGGACGTTGAAGAATTGCCTGGGAGTGACGTCGGTGTAGGAGccaaaaactgcaggaaaatcccaaaaatcagcaaatcccaaaaccccaaaaatccacaaatccTGGGAATTGAGGGACCACGGGAATCCCAAAATTTGagaatttctgggattttggggaagttGGGAATTGGGCGAGTTgggaattggggaatttgggatcttGGGAATTTGAGAATGGAGGAATTtgtgaatttgggattttgggaattggggaattGAGGATTTAGGGGatccagggatttgggattttgggaatttaaGGGATttaggaaatttgggatttggggaatttgggaattgggaatttcagggattttagGGAATCTGacagtttgggattttgggaattgaGGATTTAGGGgattcagggatttgggattttgggaatttaaGGGATttaggaaatttgggatttggggaatttgggaattgggaatttcagggattttagGGAATCTGacagtttgggattttgggaattgaGGATTTAGGGgattcagggatttgggattttgggaatttaaGGGATttaggaaatttgggatttggggaatttgggaattgggaatttcagggattttagGGAATCTGacagtttgggattttgggaattgaGGATTTAGGGgattcagggatttgggattttgggaatttcaggaattcgggatttgggatttttaaattttgggaaTCTGAGAATTTTGGGAACTCAgggttttgggaatttggggattctgggatctgggggaatttgggatgtcAAGATTTTGGGAAtccggggattttgggagcccaggattttgggaattggggaatcagggattttggggaattggggatttcAGGAATTCCCCACCTCGGTACTGGAACAGGGCCGAGCCGGGGATGGGGCGGCGCCAGAGGCGGAACCGCTCCCGCTGCATCACCggctcccagccccgctcctgCTCCGGGAACGCCCCGGGATCCTCGAGCTGCTGCAGCGCCTGCGCCGACCTGCGGGATTCCGGTTTTATGGGATACCGGGAGCCAAATCCCTGATTTTTATCCCCAGCGTCCCCTCTGTCCCATTCCCGGTATCCCGTTATCCCCCCGTTCCTGTTATTCCCGGCATTCCCCCATCCCCGTTATTCCATCACCCCAATATTCCCGTTTTTCCCAGTGTTTATCCCGTTTCTGTTATCCCCCCATTCCCGCTATGACCCCGGTGCTATTGCCGCCGTTATTCCCGGTGTTATTCTCGTTATTCCCGGTACTATTCCCGGTATTTTTCTCGGTATTCTTCCACCATTCCCGCCGTGATTCCCGGTATTATTCCCGGTATTCCCGCCATTATCCCGGAGTTATTGCCGCCGTTATTCCTGTATTAGCCCAGTCACTCCCGGTGTGGTTCCCAGTGTTATTCCCGGTGttatccccattatccccagTATTATTCCCGCCGTTAATCCCGATGTTATTCCCGTAATTCCCGGTATTATTCCCGTTGTTATCCCCATTATCCCCGCCGTTATTCCCGGTGTTATTCCAGTCATTCCCGGTGTTATTCCCGCCGTTATTCCCGGTATTATGCCCAGTGTTATTCCCGGTGTTATCCCCATTATCCCCGCCATTATTCCTGTTATCCCTAGTATTATTCCCGCCGTTATTCCCGGTGttatccccattatccccagTATTATTCCCGCCGTTAATCCCGATGTTATTCCCGTAATTCCCGGTATTATTCCCGTTGTTATCCCCATTATCCCCGCCGTTATTCCCGGTGTTATCCCCGCCACTATTCCCACTGTTATTTCCGCCGTTATTCCCGGTGTTATTTCCATTATTCCCACTGTTATTCCTGCCGTTATTGCCGGTGTTATTTCCATTATGCCCGGTATTATCCCCGCCGTTATTCCCGCTGTTATCCCCGTAATTCCCGCCGTGATTCCCGGTGTGTCGCGCTCACCgcctcagctcctcctcctcgATGCGCTGCCCGTCCCACACGAAGGCTCCGGCACCGATCGCGGCCATCAGGGCGCCCCGCGGCGCTCCCAGCCCGCACCGGCCCCGGGAACCTCCCCAGCGGCCgcgcccggagccgccgctccCGGAGCCGCCGCTCCCGGTTCCTCTCCCGGTGCCGCGGGCCGCGTCTCCGGGCCCGCCGCGCTGCCGGGCCCGGCGCGCCGTCCCGCAGGCGCAGTGGCGGGcgagcagcgccagcagcagcggcagcggcgcggggccgggggcggctccGGGGGAGGCCCCGCCGGTGCCTCCGGTGGCGCCGCGGGCGGCGAGCGCGGCCAGCGGCCGCCACatgccggccccgccgcgccgcgcgTCGCGCTCCAGCGCGTCATCGCCGCGCGCCGCGCCGCTATTGGCCGGCGCTGCACCGCCCCGCGAGCTGATTGGTTGGAGGGGATGAAGCCACGCCCAGCAGCGCGTGATACCGGAAGGGGGTGTGAGGGCCAGAGGGAATCGGGGGCGAAGCGGTGGGCGGGGCTTGTGCGTGACCACGCCCCCGATCTGCTATGGCGTCGGGGGTGTTTTAGGGGATATTTGGgcgttttggggggttttgaggcGTTCTTTGAGCTTGTTATGGGGCGCTGTGAGCTCTGGGCCTTCCCTGCGATCCCATTGGTCCGAGCAGTGCCGCCCCGCGCGGTGATTGGCTGGAGGCTATGAGGCCACGCCCACCCCGCGGGCGATACCGGAAGTGGGAGCCGCCAGGGCGAAAggaaaggggcggggcttgAACGGGCCGTGCAAAAGTGGGCGGAGCTTGTGTGTGGCCACGCCCCCTGCGGAGGGTCGGGTTAAGGGGGATTtaggggagttttgggggaattattgggggttttggggtcataTTTGGGGCTTTGGGGTCGGGGATCTATAGGGGATTATGGAGGGTTATGGGGGATTATTGTGGATTATAGAATCTGGGGGTTTATAGGGGATTATTTGAATTATGGGGGATTATTGTGAGTTAtaggtttggggggttttaggggaTTATTGGGGGTTATGGGGTCGGACAATATTTGGGATTATAGGTGTTATTGACAGTTTTGGCTCAGGAGATTATAGGGCCCATGGTTTATGGCTGCTTTTTGGGATCCAGCCCTGTTCTATACGATCCAGCCCATTATTTTTAGGATCCATCCCCAATTTTATGGGATCCATCCCCATTTTTTTGGGATCCATCCCCATTTTTGTGGGATCCATCCCCATTTTTCAGGCTCCACCCTCCCCATTCCCAACCACGCCCCCCGGTCTCTTTCCCCCCTttattcccccaaaaatccaatcccaaatcccaaaatccccgagCAAcccctcccatccctgtgggatttttttgggaattctctcagaaaatcccattttccacaGATTTATTGGCGCCCTTTTTGCATATCCAGGGGGAATCCCGAAGCTTTTCCCGGCGGATCCCAAATCCCGGGATTTTCCCCCGAGGgtttttgggttaatttggcTCCTCCCGAGCCTTTCTcgggatttttaatttttttttgtggaattttttatttttccaggatttttctgggatttccaTCCCGGGGGAGCTCTTGCATAGccagggggaagaaaaaatgggaaaaaaaggggaaaaaaagagcaggaaaatggggataaaagcaggaaatttgggataaaagcaggaaaatcGGGATAAAAGCATCAGGACCTGCAAGGAGTCGGATCCTGTGGTTAGAATTCCCTAAAAATTCAGGAGattccctaaaaaatcccctcTGAGCCGAAGCATTCCAGGAATGGGAATTTTGTTGGGAATTTCAATCCTGGcgggatttttttcctatttttttgttgttttggccCCAAaaatttctgggaaaaatcagagcggggaaaaaattgggaattttatgggggaaaatgggatgggAGTGGAGGGGTTTGCATAAAGGCTCCGGGTTTTTCCAGCAGGGCTCATCCCGATTTCCCAGGGAggccaaaattcccaaattttgtggGATGATcccaaaaaaaagccaaaaaaaaaaaacccaaaggcGATCCCGGAATTCCCAGAGCCTGGAATAAAGTGCAGAATGTccatgggggggaaaaaggggcgAGCGGGGatgggaattcccaaatttttaaATAGGGGGAGAAATGTGGGGAAAGGGGGGAGAGCCGGGAgaggggatggggtggggaaTGGGGGACCCCAAAGTCGGGGATCTGGTGGGAATTGGGGATCCCAGAGTTCTCATTCCACGGGGAATTCCAGATCCCAAAGTTCTGGAGCCGTTGGAAATTGGGGATCCCAAAGTTCTGGATCCATGGAGATCCCAAAGTTCTGCATCCACTGGAAATTGGGGATCCCAAAGTTCTCATTCCAGGGGGAAGTGGGGATCCCAGAGTTCTCAATCtattgggaattggggatcTCAAAGTTTTTGGTCCATTGGGAATTCCTGATCCCAAAGTCCTCGACCCATGGAGATCCCAGAGTTCTCATTCCAGGAGGATCCTAAAGTTCTCGACCTGCTGGGAATTGGGGATCCCAAAGTTCTCAGTTCATGGAGATCCCAAAGTTCCTGATCCGTTGGGAATTGGGGATCCCAAAGTTCTCACTCCAGGGGAATCCCAAAGTTCTGTATCCATTGGGAATTCCAGATCCCAAAGTTCTCAGTCCACGGGGAATGGTGGATCCCAAAGTTCTCAATCCACAGGGAATTGGGGATCCCAAGGCTCTCAGTGCATGGAGATCCCAAAGTTCTCACTCCATGGGGAATTGGGCATCCCGAAGTTCTCGATTCATTGGGAATTGGGGATCCCAAAGTTCTGGATCCATGGAGATCCCAAGGTTCTCACTCCATTGGGAATTGTGGATCCCACTCCCCTCATTCCAAGGAAAacccacctggagcaggagagccACGGAACCAACTCCGGGATCGAGGTCCCTGGAAGATCTCCTGGGATCCACCTGGAGAAATCCTCCCCTGGAGGAActtccaggctctgctccaacAAGTCCTTCCCTGGGAGAACTCCCAGGATCCACCTGCAGAAATCCTTTGCTGGAAGAACTTCCAGGACCTGTCCAAAACGTCCTTCACTGGAAGAGTTCCTGGGATCCAACCTGGACAAATCCTCTCCTGGAAGAACTTCCTGTCTCCATCCAGACCAATCCTTTGCTGGAACATCTCCCGGGATCCACCTGGACAGATCCTCCCCTGGAAGACCTCTTGACAtctccccagccagccctccCACACCACGTCCCCCACCCCAGTGACGATCCGGCCTCTCTGTCCACTCGATCCAACACCATCATGGTGGCCACCAATGCGATGACCAGGATCAAGGTGACCACGATCATGGTGACCAGGATCAAGGTGACCAGAATCATGGTGGCCACCACCATGATGACTGGGATCACGGTGATCAGGATCATGGTGGCCACCATCACAATGACCATGATCGTGGCGTCCGGAATCACAATGGCCACAAGCATAGTGACCATTGGGATAAAGGTGGACACCATCATGATGACCACCCATCACGATGACCAGGATCAAGGTGACCAAAATCAAGGTGACCACCCATCATGATGACCATTATCATGGTGGCCACCATCGCACTGACCAGGATCATGGTGATCATGGTGACCAGGATCATGGTGGCCTCCATCACACTGACCGCCATCTTGGTGGCCACCATCACGATGACCGCCATCGCAATGACTGTGATCATGGTGGCCACCACCACAATGACCATGATGATGGTGACCAAAATCAAGGTGACCACCCATCACGATGACTGCCATCTTGGTGGCCACCATCACAACGACCATGATCATGGCGACCAGGATCAAGGTGACCACCCATCACAATGACCAGGATCATGGTGATTGGGATCACGGTGGCCACCATCACAATGACCAGGATCACGGTGACCGGGATCACGGTGGCCACCCATCATAATGACCGCGATCATGGTGATCATGGTGACTGTGATAATGGTGGCCACCACCACAGTGACCATGATGATGGTGACCACAATCAAGGTGACCACCCATTACAATGACTGCCATCTTGGTGGCCACCATCACAAGGACCATGATCATGGCGACCGGGATCAAGGTCACCACCCATCACGATGACCGCCATCTTGGCGGCCACCATCCCAATGACCAGGATCACGATGACTGGGATCACGGGGGCCACCATCATGATGACCACCATCACAATGACTCTGATCATGGTGGCCACCATCTCTATGACCAGGATCATGGTGACTGGGATCATGGGGGCCACCACCACAATGACCATGATCATGGTAACCAGGACCAAGGTGACCACCCATCACGATGACCGCCATCATGGTGCCCACCATCACGCTGACCAGGCTCACGATGACCAGCAT
The Ammospiza caudacuta isolate bAmmCau1 chromosome 26, bAmmCau1.pri, whole genome shotgun sequence genome window above contains:
- the STARD7 gene encoding stAR-related lipid transfer protein 7, mitochondrial, with translation MIVVTLILVIALVATMMVLDRVDREAGSSLGEGLVGAEPGSSSRGGFLQVDPRRSSRDLDPGVGSVALLLQIGGVVTHKPRPPLRPRFPLALTPPSGITRCWAWLHPLQPISSRGGAAPANSGAARGDDALERDARRGGAGMWRPLAALAARGATGGTGGASPGAAPGPAPLPLLLALLARHCACGTARRARQRGGPGDAARGTGRGTGSGGSGSGGSGRGRWGGSRGRCGLGAPRGALMAAIGAGAFVWDGQRIEEEELRRSAQALQQLEDPGAFPEQERGWEPVMQRERFRLWRRPIPGSALFQYRVFGSYTDVTPRQFFNVQLDTEYRKQWDSLVLKLDVVERDPATGSEVIHWVTQFPYPMYSRDYVYVRRYSVDSDRNLMVLVSRAVEHPGIPEDPEHVRVRSYESHMVIRPHRGFDENGFDYLLTYSDNPQTVFPRYCLSWMVSSGMPEFLEKLHSAALKAKKMELELRDYLSPAKGPEPRGAAQHLEYA